CAAAGAGCCATCTCTTATAATgaagaatcaaagggaaaaaaatgagcaaaatcagtacattaaaaaaaaaaaaaaaaaatatatatatatatatatatatatatatatatatatatatatatatatatatatatatatatataaaaaactatattCCTTATTCTACACCTAGGACCCTTCCCTCCCCGCCAAAATTTCTGTAAGCAAATATATACTTTCTCTTAAAACCCAATATAATTTAAACTAAGTCCCAAgataaagatattaaatattcAAAGTAGCTTCAATCTTGGTTATTTAAAACATTACTTACTTTGTTTATTGTCTCCAGATGCTACCTCAGAAAGATATCTGAAGTAATCACCTTTCATCTTTAAGTAGAAGACCTTACTTTCTGGTTGTGTGGCATTGAGAATAAGGTACTTGTCCAAAAGCTCctgaaaagaaaaccacattCAAGATTAAGGATTTAAGGTTTTATTGCGGTTATTTTTAATACAGTTAAGATATTCTTAAGTAACAAATTACTTCTTGTTATAGTCATGTTTGgccatttattttaaagatacacTTTTTGGACAAAACACAGTCAAGAGCTCTATTAATTAGGAATACCATAGAAAGAATTCATGTACCAAGCAAGGGATTTATCAACCTAAAAAAGGATCTCTAGAATCCCTTCCAACTATGAATGTTTTATCCCCTTTTATCCCATGTCATATCAAAACATAATAATAGTACACACTTTCCACTAAAGATAATTTACAAATTTCTTTCAGTATTTCCCTTGCCATCTGAGTATACCTTAAAAGTTCAAGCTTTATAGAAAATGATACTCCTTTCTGGAATATAAGTGCTAAAATTCTCAAGATCAGAGCTGAAACTATAGAGAGGCAAGACAAACAAATCTTCCTTGTACAAAGAAAGTACAACCTAAAAGCAATTAGTTTGGGATAAGTGGCCTGTGTTATAATAAGGTCACAATACCTTAAATGAACAatcatataaaaagatatatgattttcaaatacagtagCAGGGGAAGCCCTTAACTTTCAAGCCTGGCTTAGACAACACAAAATGCCTAATTCAGGTTGTTCAGATGTGACTCTCCtactttgaaagggaaaaaaaaaaggagggaggagctAAATTGCAAAAGTTTAATAGTAATTTTATGCCCCACATTGAAATACACATGGAAGGCAGGAAAAAGGAATACTAGCTCTCTGACAGCGAAGTTTCATAGTTTCTCAAAAGGAAGTTGGGGTAGAGTTTTCTCCAGGTATATAAACTGGGGCAATTCCCTGAGGTCCTATCTGGCTTGTGATTGGACAATGAGATAGGATTATCAGGAATAATGatgacttcttttccttttcagggCTGTCTATAATGTTCATTTGAATCCAATTTCACCCTCAATTCACCCTTTACCAAACATCAACTAGGTTCAAGGAACCAAAATACAGACTACCAAAAcaattcctgacttcaaggaaccTGCCTTACACATAagtaaataaaaggtaaaaaaggagaaaaatagattaTGAAAAACTGCATGTAAGAGGTGGCACTTGAGCTCAGTCAAAATTTTAAGAGACAAAAGTGAGAAAGTGCACATTTCAGGCACATTTCAGTGCACATTTCAATGCTAATGATAGCATTAAGATGGGAGATAGAATGCTGTTTAGTCTGTAGCTTTAAGTTGGTTTAACTGGATCTTAAAGCTTGCAAAAAGGAGTAATAATAATTCTGGAAAAGTGGGTGGAAGCCAGACTACATGAATTCAAACGCCagactgaaatattttttattttaccctgGAGGACACAGTGCGCCACTAAAGATTTTTCAAGAATGACATGGGCAGATTTATGTTTTAGGGATATTAATTTGACAGCTACATAGACTGGAGAGAAATAAATTAGAAGgctattataatattttagttAGGAGGTAATAAAGCCCAAAACTAGGGTAATGGAGAGACTGATAGAGAAAACATGAAGTACAGTTGGAAATGTGGATATTTGAAAGGAAAGCAGTGACTTACACAGAAATGAGAAGTTTAAAGAAGAGTTCAGtagtaaaaattatttgtttgggACATTCTGAGTTTTAGACAGTATGGAATATTCCAGTGGAGGTGTCCAGCAGGCAGGCAATGATGTATATATGAATGCAGTTCAGGAAACAGACTGGAGATATATACATAGGTCTGGTAGCCACTTTCATGGGCAAGACTAATGAACCCATGTTAAAATTAGGACCCTTATAAAACTGTTTTCACTGGGTATGTGGGGAAGTATTTGCTTCAGATCTTATGTTTCTGCTAAATACAATAATGCCTATAAGTGAAGAATACTTTTATAGTTATAGAGTAACAAACTATTTGTATATGTGACATATTCTCCTACTGAGCTATAAATACCATGAGGACAGAGAAAATGTCTTATTCAACATTTGTActagaagaaataatgagcagactgatttcagaaaagcctagatttacatgaacagatgctgaatgaatgagcagaaccaagagaacattgtacaagcttatatgatgatcaactatgatagacttatcTCTTCCAAAACTAAGATTCAAGAAATTCCAATAGAcgtgggatggaaaatgccatccacatccaaagaaagaactacagAAACTGAAAGTGTATcagagcatactattttcaccatttttgtttgatttttctttctcatggtttttcttttttattctgatttttcttttacagcatgactaatatggaaatatattttaaatgacgGTACttgcataacctatatcagattgcttgctgtcttggggcggagagaggaaagagataaagaaaaaaaaatttggaattcaaaatcttacaaaaaaggGTGTtgaaaaatttttggaaaaaatttttaaaagaatgtcttatgcatctttctatctcttggaaTGACTAGCACACAGTAGATAACAAAATATTGGAACAGCTGCTCAATTACCTATACCAAAAGGGTAGACACAGACAAACCCTTTAAGTAGGCTGTTCCTCAGATCATTTTTATGTGGCTTTGgaatgctttttttgcatttcaaCTTCTCACTCCATCCTGGAGTGATATAatattggttatttttttctctctcaattccTACCTATTTGCTTTAACTCTTTATTGAGGAGAAAAAACTGATGGTGAAAGACTGCTTTTTCTCATGGGTAAGCCtaaggtaggaagaaaaaaaaagatcctaaagTATAAAATCAAATATTCACTATAAAGTAAACATTACAGGGAAAAAGATAAGGTTACACACTTTGCTGCAAATGCATCTATAGGTTTCTAATATAATCAGAAACATATCTAATTAGAAACTAGATCATTACCAGCATAGACAGAATAATTTAACTGAAATAACAATggattttagaatcagaagatgcGGGTTTAAGTTCTAGCtcttatttactagctatatgactatgACTACTAAGCCTTAaaaactcagttttctcctttgtaaaatggagacaataaacCTTCTACTACCTACCCTAGTTTTGTTGTGAGATAAAACACTCTATAAGCTTTTAAAATCTATATAGAtgttaaacattattattattaccagaACATCATTGCAGATATCCTGCAATTCTGCTTCGATTTTCTCACGGTACTCTCTGCCCATCTGCTGCTTCTTCTCACTTCTCTCTGTCTTCTGCTCAATGCTGGAGATTACTCTCCAGGAAGAACGTCGGGCGCCTACCACATTCTTGTAGGCTACTGAGAGGAGGTTCCTCTCTTCATTGGACAGTTCATGCCCTTGTTCAGTGACTGCTTTCATGGCAGCAGCCATGTCATCATAACGTTCCGCCTGTTCAGCGAGTTTCGCTTTCTGCACAAGCTCACTTTTATCCATGGTCATTCCCTAAAGTAAAAAGatagaagaataaatattaattggCTAGATACCATAGGGAACAAACTTGAACACTTCTCAGCTAATACTAGAACTAGAGAGGCCTCGTTTTATAGATCACAGACCAGTAGAGTTGGGAACCTCAGATACAAAATTTTAAGATTAGATGGAAATTTAGAATAAAATCTTGGAGCTCAAAGGAACTTCAGATTTAGTTGAACCTGttatattttatagagaaagacaaagaagtgactctgcccagggtcacaaagtcagTGGCAAAACCAGGATTAGAATCAAAGTTCTGAACACCTATTAAGTGTTTTTCAGGGTCTTTACCACAAATTTTCTCAGATAATGACAAAAGCAAGATAGTAGAACTATCCAAATGTgcatttctttggaaattgaccAAATGACATGAGTTTCACTCAACTTGACCCCTTTAgtaatgcttatttctttctgagCTGATTAACTTTAGAGAGAAGACAGATTTTGATCTAAGTGTATACAAAGTGAAGAGTATGATGATaaacttaaatatatttattacacCTAGATATGGTTTCATCTGACTGTAAACAAAGGTATGGTGACAAAAGTTTTCAAATAgcatatctttttgtaattttttaaccACATTTTAATACTGACAAGTATTATGGCATAGTGAAAACAGTACTGGATTAGGAATCAGAATTAAATTATGACTGTACCATTTACCAATCCATGTGACAACATCCAAGTTACTAATCCAATCTAGGTCTCagttcctcaagtataaaatagaCCCACATGGATATTCTATTTAACCTTAAATCTTAAATTTAATCAGAGAAGAAATTCTGTAGGTAATATCTCTATTataaaatgctcagcttagtGTTATCCTATACTTTGTAATCCCAATTCAGTTGTATACCCAAAATAGGTCTCAACCTTTACCCAAGCTGATTCCATTTATATCTATAGTCACTATATACAAAAATGGCAACTTCACAATATATCGAGTATTGTGCAATGATTCAACAAACACTTTTTAgaatctactatatgccaagcactgaacatacaaaaacaaaaattaaatattcccCAACCTCAGGGAGTTTACAAAGTACTTGCTCCACAATCAGCCCATGAGATAGGCTACACAATCACTCAagaccaatctttttttttttttttctttattaaagctttttatttttctttcttttttttttttcttttctttttctgagctggggttaagtgacttgcccaggtcacacagctaggaagtgttaagtgtcagaccaaatttgaactcgggccctcctgaattcaaggctggtgctctatccactgcactacctagctgccccaaagctttttatttttcaaaacatatgcatggacaattcttcaacattagtccttgcaaaaccttgtgttccaattattccctcccttctcttatgccctttcctagatggcaagtagtccaatatgttaaacacagtagaaatatatgttaaattcaatatatgcacacatatttatacaattatcttgccattcaaatcaaaaaggggggaaaaagaaaagcaaaataaaatgcaaacagacaaaaaaaaaaaaaaaagagtgaaaatgctatgttgtagtccatactcagttcccatagttctctctctgggtgtagagggctctctttatcactaaacaattggaactggtttgaatcatctcagtgaagatgagctacatccatcagaattgatcattgtataatctgttgctgtgtacaatgatctcctggttctgctcatttcacttagcatcagttcatgtaagtctctccagatctctctcaaatcatcctgctgattgtttttttgcagaataatattccataacattcatatatcataagaCCAatcttttacagataagcaaagtGAAGTTCatagtttaaataaataatttatttggtcAAAAAATGAAGAGTAAAACTAGGACTGTAAGAAAGGTCTTCTAACCTTCACATCTTGTGTTCTTCCCACTACACAAAGTTGACTCTTGCCAATTTTACATGAAGTATATCTTCATATCAACTATAGAGTATGAGTTCCCTAATGGTAAGGACTATTATTCCCTTTCTTGATATCCCTGGCACTTAGCATAATACTTAGTATGTAGGTTTAAACATATCAAAATATATAGCATTTAATACATATCTGCTGCCTTGATCTGCTAAATTTTTTAACCCTACACTATGGCTTAAAAGATTGGAGTTAGAAAAGGTCTAAACTTGAATCCTGATTCTAATaactatatggaaaaataatctctttgagcctaattcctcatttgtaaagtgggacTAATATCTCACTGAGATAGTTTACTAACCAAATGACaacatataaagcactttaaaactTAAGACTGATATGCAAATATCATCTTTGTAAAAATTCTTTCCTATTCTAGCACAAAGCACTCTATATATACTACTACTATTCTGTGCTACAACTAAATCAAAGGTTTTCTTCCAACATGTAGACCACTGACTTAAAGGATGCTTGTATGCCTAGATCTCAAATCAAACAGGTGAAGATgttatcagattttaaaaaaattatctcactTCTGTCTGCCTCCCTCTCATCATGTCCCTTAAGAGGGACACAACACAGCTTGAGTCAGAGAAAGAGTTAAAACCCTAGGTAAAATGTCAAATAAGACTGAATCCCATATTTCAGagcaagaaatatttttgaaattatctcaTCCAATAGTCTCAAAATATGGTCCAGGTATCCCCTGAGAGTCTCTGATACTCTTTCAGGAGGTCAGTAAGATCAAAGCTATTTTCATCATAATGTTGAGATgttctaatttctaatatggtaaatattgataGTTATAATCCATATTAGCAGAAGGTCTTTGGAGATCCTCAATTATTTTTAAGAGGGAGTTTTAGAactaaaaaagtttgagaactgccttcattttatttttaaaacttttatttttaaaatttaaattaaccaCTTAACTGCCAACTTCTGCCCAGgaccttttcctcaaaataaagtatttaagtCAAACCAATAAATATAGAAGCAGCATCTGACAGtgtatttcacattttatatCCACAGAATTTCCTTTCCCTTAGGCTATATACACATTTTTACTAAGATAGAGGTGAGGGTAGTTATTACAATTATTCaggtcagggcagctaggtggcgcagtggatagagcaccagccttgaattcaggaggacccaagttcaaatgtggtctcagacacttaacacttcctagctgtgtgaccaccctgggcaagtcacttaaccccagcctcaggaggaaaaaaaaaattgttgaggtCAACtgtcttttattattgttttcatttacattacaTACATTCATACAATGTTGTCATTGTATATTCTATGCTAGTTctccttattttatcctccagtGACTTACATTAaccttcccatgtttttctgcaTTCCTTCCATTCATCATGGGGGTT
The DNA window shown above is from Sminthopsis crassicaudata isolate SCR6 chromosome 2, ASM4859323v1, whole genome shotgun sequence and carries:
- the YWHAB gene encoding 14-3-3 protein beta/alpha — protein: MTMDKSELVQKAKLAEQAERYDDMAAAMKAVTEQGHELSNEERNLLSVAYKNVVGARRSSWRVISSIEQKTERSEKKQQMGREYREKIEAELQDICNDVLELLDKYLILNATQPESKVFYLKMKGDYFRYLSEVASGDNKQTTVSNSQQAYQEAFEISKKEMQPTHPIRLGLALNFSVFYYEILNSPEKACSLAKTAFDEAIAELDTLNEESYKDSTLIMQLLRDNLTLWTSENQGDEGDAGEGEN